Proteins found in one Nostoc sp. NIES-3756 genomic segment:
- the nadC gene encoding carboxylating nicotinate-nucleotide diphosphorylase translates to MSKSGVLPPWLVLDPLLRGWLLEDIGKGDRTTNSLLKADVTLGSAKWVAKAPGVIAGLPVAARVFQLLNEKVSFVAVADEGAFCEMGQVVAEMSGSLDALLMGERVALNLAMRLSGIATLTNKYVERIADLPAHLVDTRKTTPGLRLLEKYATAVGGAINHRMGLDDAVMIKDNHIAAAGGIGEAITRIRSQIPYTLMIEVETETIEQVKEALEYHADIIMLDNMPVDLMRQAVQLIRQQDGRVKIEASGNVTLETIRAVAETGVDYISSSAPITQSKWLDLSMKIS, encoded by the coding sequence GTGAGTAAATCTGGTGTTTTGCCGCCTTGGTTGGTTTTAGATCCGTTGTTGCGGGGTTGGTTGTTGGAGGATATTGGTAAGGGCGATCGCACTACAAATAGTCTGTTAAAGGCGGATGTTACTTTAGGATCAGCGAAGTGGGTAGCAAAAGCTCCAGGGGTAATTGCTGGTTTACCTGTTGCAGCAAGGGTATTTCAGCTTTTAAATGAAAAAGTTAGCTTTGTGGCTGTTGCTGATGAAGGTGCATTTTGCGAGATGGGACAGGTTGTGGCGGAAATGTCTGGTTCGCTTGATGCTTTATTGATGGGGGAACGGGTGGCACTCAATTTAGCTATGCGGTTGAGTGGAATTGCAACTCTTACTAATAAATATGTAGAGAGAATTGCAGATTTACCAGCTCATTTGGTGGATACGCGCAAAACTACGCCAGGGTTAAGGCTGCTGGAAAAGTACGCGACTGCTGTGGGTGGGGCGATTAATCACCGGATGGGTTTGGATGATGCAGTGATGATTAAGGATAATCATATCGCGGCGGCTGGGGGAATTGGTGAAGCGATTACTCGTATTCGTTCTCAAATTCCTTACACCTTAATGATAGAAGTGGAAACGGAAACTATTGAGCAGGTGAAGGAGGCTTTGGAATATCACGCTGACATTATTATGTTGGATAACATGCCTGTTGATTTGATGCGTCAGGCAGTGCAGTTGATTCGTCAACAGGATGGTAGGGTGAAAATTGAGGCTTCTGGGAATGTGACGCTGGAAACTATTCGGGCGGTGGCTGAGACTGGTGTTGATTATATTTCTAGTAGTGCGCCTATTACTCAGTCGAAGTGGTTGGATTTAAGTATGAAGATTAGTTGA
- the purH gene encoding bifunctional phosphoribosylaminoimidazolecarboxamide formyltransferase/IMP cyclohydrolase produces the protein MARLALLSVSNKTGLIDLARSLVEEFEFDLISSGGTAQALKDAGLPVTKVADYTGSPEILGGRVKTLHPRIHGGILARRDVAQDVADLENNQIRPIDLVVVNLYPFEETIAKPGVTLAEAVEQIDIGGPAMLRASSKNFAHLTVLCNPAQYDEYLQELRQNNGEASLEFRQKAALKGFLHTANYDRAIASYLAGTQQHTLSGTELQSLRYGENPHQSAAWYQTGTTPTGWAAAKKLQGKELSYNNLVDLEAARRIIAEFTDSPAATIIKHTNPCGTALGNTIVEAYQKAFNADATSAFGGIVALNRPIDAATAKELTKTFLECVVAPDCDAEAQQILAKKSNVRVLTLADLSSGPKTLVRQIAGGFLVQAADDIIADTNQWQVVTEVQPTEDQLGELLFAWKVCKHVKSNAIVVSCDRTTLGVGAGQMNRVGSAKIALEQAGEKAKGAILASDGFFPFDDTVRAAVAAGITAIVQPGGSRNDQDSIKAANELGLAMVLTGVRHFLH, from the coding sequence ATGGCGCGTCTAGCACTGCTGAGTGTATCTAATAAAACTGGTTTAATTGACCTAGCCCGTAGCTTGGTTGAGGAATTTGAATTTGATTTAATCAGTAGTGGAGGAACTGCTCAAGCCCTCAAGGATGCAGGGTTGCCTGTAACTAAGGTTGCAGATTATACAGGTTCGCCAGAAATTTTAGGTGGGCGCGTGAAGACTTTACATCCACGCATTCATGGCGGAATTTTGGCTAGACGCGATGTTGCTCAAGATGTAGCAGATTTGGAAAATAATCAAATTCGTCCGATAGATTTGGTTGTGGTGAATCTTTATCCGTTTGAGGAGACTATTGCTAAACCAGGGGTGACGTTGGCAGAGGCTGTTGAACAAATTGATATCGGCGGCCCAGCGATGTTACGCGCATCATCAAAGAATTTTGCTCATCTGACAGTATTATGTAACCCAGCGCAGTATGACGAATATCTGCAAGAGTTACGGCAGAATAATGGGGAAGCTTCTTTAGAATTTCGGCAAAAGGCAGCTTTAAAAGGATTTCTGCATACGGCGAATTACGATCGCGCGATCGCATCTTACCTTGCAGGTACGCAACAGCACACCCTAAGCGGTACGGAATTACAATCTCTGCGTTATGGAGAAAATCCCCATCAAAGTGCGGCTTGGTATCAAACTGGAACTACACCAACAGGGTGGGCAGCAGCGAAGAAATTACAAGGGAAGGAACTTAGTTACAATAATCTGGTTGATTTGGAAGCTGCACGTAGAATTATTGCAGAGTTCACTGATTCACCAGCCGCAACTATTATTAAACATACCAATCCCTGCGGTACAGCATTAGGAAATACTATTGTTGAAGCTTATCAAAAGGCTTTTAATGCTGATGCTACTTCAGCATTTGGAGGAATTGTCGCTCTAAATCGCCCAATTGATGCAGCTACAGCCAAGGAGTTAACTAAGACATTTTTAGAATGTGTGGTTGCACCGGACTGTGATGCAGAAGCACAGCAGATTCTCGCCAAGAAATCTAACGTGCGGGTTTTGACATTAGCAGATTTGAGTAGCGGCCCCAAAACTTTGGTAAGACAAATTGCTGGTGGTTTCCTGGTACAAGCTGCGGATGATATTATTGCTGACACAAATCAATGGCAAGTTGTGACTGAAGTACAACCTACAGAAGATCAGTTAGGAGAATTGCTGTTTGCGTGGAAGGTGTGCAAACATGTTAAATCTAATGCCATTGTTGTATCATGCGATCGCACTACTTTAGGTGTAGGTGCTGGACAAATGAACCGTGTTGGTTCTGCCAAAATTGCTTTAGAACAAGCTGGAGAAAAAGCAAAAGGTGCAATTCTCGCTAGTGATGGCTTTTTCCCCTTTGATGATACTGTTAGAGCCGCCGTCGCCGCCGGTATAACGGCTATTGTCCAACCAGGAGGTAGCCGAAATGACCAAGATTCTATCAAAGCTGCTAATGAACTCGGTTTAGCAATGGTGTTAACTGGTGTGCGTCACTTTTTACATTAG
- a CDS encoding hybrid sensor histidine kinase/response regulator gives MTYIQRSHLQRYCISIMSVLLALLLGIMLERSLKVEVSLLLLAAVVFSNWYGGLVTGLVATVLAILIKEYFSVAPFNSLLVSQGNETLNLIIFSLVALIISLLNLQIHIKLAKAKFSYHHLLEVADEGICILGKQGKIEYVNHSLVQMLDYNIEEIGDRSIFDFIEPQLRQEIQQWLEQPHHHQTKQQWELRLQRQDKSPLWVTVSLSCKPETQIIDYTTVKKLLFPLDSYPQTFSTLAIFTDITQHKQAQESLAQGQAKSDLEHQRLRAILDILPVGVLISDVKGQLLEINPAVKAIWGEDAPLLDNVNQYHEYKGWWADTGKPLAAQDWTLARTLATGEAIIGEKIDIETFDGQRKTILNSAIPIKDKNGAIINAIAVNIDISEQEAALRDRQRVELALRQSEALAKARAEELETIMETVPAAVWIAHDPQCHSMSVNRAAFEMMRLSPGSIMTATPASGEYPFPFKIRKNGQDIPVNELAMQQAGSTGKEVEAEFEFVFSEDDVRHIYGKAAPLRDTDGHVRGVIGAFLDVTEHQQLMSQLQQKQAWLDLAQKSGKIGSFDWRISTDVNFWSQELEAIYGLQPGEFGGTFADWAKWVHPDDLAKVEVELRQVVNTGLNEFLTDFRIIRADKSICWLQARARIFYDDYGQPLRMVGVNIDVTERKLAEEALQQSEARLQQLLQSSIIGIIEADVERIHFANDAFLKMVGYTYEDLLAGKLHWQDMTPPAYAQLDQVKVEEVLNSGFCTPFEKEYIRKDGSCVPILLGAARLTHNPSRWVCFILDLTKRKQAEAALQQSELMFRTLANTMPQMVWITEPNGYHEYFNQRWYDYTGKALEQTQGEGWLNILHPDDVQPTIERWQGCLQTGEDYETEYRLRRADGEYRWHLGRALPLMNQDGEIIKWFGSCTDIHDQKLLVEERAQAWERERTARIQLEQANRMKDDFLAIVSHELRSPLNPILGWAKLLKNRKLDAIKTNQALEVIERNAKLQARLIDDLLDVSRILRGKLSLNVCTVDLVNTIEAALETVRLTAESKSIHIETKLTSCICKVEGDPNRLQQIVWNLLTNAVKFTPEGGRITINLETIGYVAQIAVSDTGKGISPDFLPYVFERFRQADEVTTRKFGGLGLGLAIVRHLVELHGGSVQVNSAGEGLGTTFTVKLPLIVTPSIEDEYSIVDITPNLQGLRIVVVDDDADTLELLTFILEQYGVAVEAVSSAKEALEAIAQTKPDILLSDIGMPDVDGYMLIKQVREMEVSSGTKLRAIALTAFAGETNSQKIISAGFQRHLTKPVEPSELATVIASVIQDK, from the coding sequence ATGACATATATCCAGCGCTCTCATCTACAGCGTTACTGTATTTCTATCATGTCGGTATTATTGGCGCTGTTACTAGGCATAATGCTGGAAAGGTCTTTAAAAGTGGAAGTTTCTCTACTGTTGTTGGCTGCTGTGGTTTTTAGCAACTGGTATGGTGGATTAGTAACTGGTTTAGTGGCTACAGTTTTGGCAATTTTAATTAAAGAATACTTTTCTGTTGCACCTTTTAACTCACTACTAGTGAGTCAAGGGAATGAGACACTAAACTTAATTATTTTTAGCTTAGTAGCACTAATTATTAGTTTATTAAATTTACAAATACATATAAAACTAGCAAAGGCAAAATTCAGCTATCACCATTTATTAGAAGTAGCAGATGAGGGTATTTGCATACTTGGCAAACAAGGAAAGATAGAGTATGTAAATCATAGCCTAGTCCAGATGCTTGATTATAATATCGAGGAAATAGGCGATCGCTCAATTTTTGATTTTATCGAACCTCAACTTCGCCAAGAGATTCAGCAATGGCTAGAACAACCGCACCATCACCAAACTAAACAGCAGTGGGAATTACGTTTACAACGCCAAGATAAATCACCTCTTTGGGTAACTGTTTCTCTTAGCTGCAAACCAGAAACTCAAATAATAGATTACACAACAGTAAAAAAACTTCTCTTTCCCCTAGATTCCTACCCCCAAACCTTCAGCACACTTGCCATTTTCACTGATATTACACAGCATAAGCAAGCCCAAGAAAGTTTAGCCCAAGGTCAAGCAAAAAGCGACCTCGAACACCAGCGCCTACGCGCCATCCTCGATATTTTGCCCGTGGGAGTACTGATTTCAGATGTTAAAGGACAACTTTTGGAAATCAATCCAGCCGTCAAAGCAATTTGGGGTGAAGATGCGCCTTTGCTGGATAATGTCAATCAATACCATGAGTATAAAGGCTGGTGGGCAGATACAGGCAAGCCCTTGGCAGCCCAAGATTGGACACTAGCTCGTACCTTAGCTACTGGTGAGGCTATCATTGGGGAAAAAATTGATATTGAAACATTTGATGGGCAGAGAAAAACCATTCTTAACTCGGCTATCCCCATCAAAGATAAAAATGGAGCAATTATCAATGCAATAGCTGTCAATATAGATATTAGCGAACAAGAAGCCGCGCTACGCGATCGCCAACGGGTAGAATTGGCATTACGGCAGAGTGAAGCACTAGCTAAAGCACGAGCAGAGGAGCTAGAAACCATTATGGAGACTGTGCCGGCTGCCGTTTGGATAGCACACGATCCTCAGTGCCATTCCATGAGTGTTAACCGAGCAGCTTTTGAAATGATGCGGTTGTCTCCTGGCTCAATTATGACAGCCACTCCTGCTAGTGGAGAATATCCTTTTCCATTTAAAATTAGAAAAAATGGTCAAGATATTCCTGTAAATGAGTTGGCAATGCAGCAGGCTGGCAGTACTGGCAAAGAGGTAGAAGCAGAGTTTGAATTTGTCTTTAGTGAAGATGATGTACGACATATTTACGGCAAAGCTGCACCTTTACGTGATACAGATGGCCATGTCCGAGGCGTAATAGGAGCCTTTCTGGATGTCACCGAGCATCAGCAGTTAATGTCTCAACTACAACAAAAGCAAGCATGGCTTGATTTAGCACAAAAATCTGGAAAAATCGGCAGTTTTGACTGGAGAATATCTACTGATGTCAACTTTTGGTCACAAGAATTAGAAGCTATTTATGGCTTACAGCCAGGTGAATTTGGTGGTACTTTTGCAGATTGGGCAAAATGGGTTCATCCCGATGATTTAGCTAAGGTAGAAGTCGAATTGCGTCAAGTGGTAAACACGGGCTTGAATGAATTTCTCACAGATTTTCGCATCATTCGTGCAGATAAAAGCATTTGTTGGTTACAGGCGAGAGCCAGAATTTTTTATGATGATTACGGTCAACCATTAAGAATGGTGGGAGTCAATATCGATGTGACTGAGCGCAAACTAGCAGAAGAAGCGCTACAGCAAAGTGAGGCTCGACTACAGCAATTATTGCAATCAAGTATTATTGGCATTATTGAGGCAGATGTAGAACGGATTCACTTTGCTAACGATGCCTTCCTCAAAATGGTTGGTTATACCTATGAGGACTTACTTGCAGGAAAGTTGCATTGGCAAGACATGACACCACCAGCATATGCCCAACTTGATCAAGTTAAGGTAGAGGAAGTATTAAACTCTGGATTTTGCACTCCATTTGAGAAAGAATATATTCGTAAAGACGGCTCTTGTGTTCCTATTTTATTGGGTGCTGCCCGATTAACCCACAATCCATCAAGATGGGTTTGCTTCATTTTAGATTTGACAAAGCGTAAACAAGCAGAAGCCGCACTACAACAAAGCGAACTGATGTTTCGTACATTAGCAAACACAATGCCGCAAATGGTCTGGATTACAGAACCAAACGGCTATCATGAGTATTTTAATCAACGCTGGTACGACTATACAGGAAAAGCTCTAGAACAAACTCAAGGTGAAGGATGGTTAAATATATTACATCCCGATGATGTGCAACCGACAATAGAAAGATGGCAAGGTTGTCTGCAAACGGGCGAAGATTACGAGACTGAGTATCGTTTGCGTCGTGCCGATGGTGAATACCGTTGGCATTTAGGACGAGCATTGCCATTAATGAATCAAGATGGTGAAATTATTAAATGGTTTGGTTCTTGCACTGACATTCATGACCAAAAGTTATTAGTTGAGGAACGCGCACAAGCTTGGGAGCGGGAACGTACAGCGCGGATACAATTAGAACAAGCCAATCGCATGAAAGATGATTTCTTAGCGATAGTCTCTCATGAATTGCGATCGCCACTTAATCCCATTTTAGGTTGGGCAAAACTCCTCAAAAATCGTAAGTTAGATGCCATCAAAACTAATCAAGCCTTAGAAGTCATCGAACGCAATGCCAAATTACAAGCAAGGTTAATAGACGATTTACTTGATGTGTCAAGGATTCTACGCGGTAAGCTAAGTTTAAATGTCTGTACAGTTGACTTAGTAAATACAATTGAAGCAGCATTAGAAACTGTACGCCTCACGGCTGAAAGTAAATCGATACATATAGAAACTAAGTTGACTTCCTGTATCTGTAAAGTAGAAGGCGACCCCAATCGTTTACAGCAGATAGTGTGGAATTTGCTGACTAATGCTGTAAAATTTACGCCAGAAGGCGGTAGGATAACTATCAACCTAGAAACAATAGGTTATGTTGCTCAAATTGCAGTCAGTGATACGGGAAAAGGTATTAGTCCCGATTTCCTACCTTACGTATTTGAACGCTTCCGCCAAGCTGATGAGGTAACAACTAGAAAATTTGGTGGGTTAGGATTAGGGTTAGCAATAGTTCGTCATCTTGTAGAACTTCACGGTGGTTCTGTACAAGTCAACAGCGCAGGAGAAGGATTAGGCACAACATTTACAGTCAAACTACCTTTGATTGTTACTCCTTCAATAGAAGACGAATATTCTATTGTTGACATTACCCCAAATCTGCAAGGTTTGCGAATTGTAGTTGTAGATGATGATGCTGATACTTTAGAATTACTTACTTTTATTTTGGAACAGTATGGTGTCGCGGTGGAAGCGGTGAGTTCAGCGAAGGAAGCATTAGAAGCGATCGCTCAAACCAAACCAGACATATTATTAAGTGATATTGGTATGCCAGATGTCGATGGTTATATGCTAATTAAACAAGTCAGAGAAATGGAAGTATCATCAGGAACAAAGTTAAGAGCGATCGCACTCACTGCTTTTGCCGGGGAGACGAACTCTCAAAAGATTATTTCTGCTGGTTTCCAAAGGCATCTCACCAAACCAGTAGAACCATCAGAATTAGCAACGGTAATAGCTAGTGTTATCCAAGATAAATAA
- a CDS encoding DUF3891 family protein — protein MIVNATSTGWEVIYHRAHALLAAQLAGQWKRKNSPPRIYETLAAISHHDDLEKEWEEDNLTEAGAPKDFLMTNDTLTRDSSKGSFQKLADLAKNARYRGRWVAMLISMHISRLNEYKRGQSPAFDKFLDEQLENQKHYREELGIEKDDADAAYAFMQWCDRLSLILCQKELPADERFLEISKGPDGKRYDIMQRSDNLVTVEPWPFEDEKFTVNVEACDLHQVKFKSNAELTKALQTAPIKVLEWTFIKS, from the coding sequence GTGATTGTAAATGCAACATCGACTGGATGGGAAGTTATTTACCACCGCGCTCATGCTTTATTAGCAGCTCAATTAGCAGGACAATGGAAACGCAAAAACTCTCCACCTAGAATCTATGAAACTTTAGCCGCAATTTCTCACCATGATGATTTAGAAAAAGAATGGGAAGAGGATAATCTAACTGAAGCAGGCGCGCCTAAAGATTTTTTGATGACTAATGATACTTTAACGCGAGATTCTTCTAAAGGATCATTTCAAAAACTAGCTGATCTAGCTAAAAACGCTCGTTATCGTGGACGCTGGGTAGCTATGTTAATTTCTATGCACATTAGCCGTTTGAATGAGTATAAACGGGGACAGTCTCCCGCATTCGATAAATTTCTAGATGAGCAGCTAGAAAATCAAAAGCATTATCGGGAAGAACTTGGTATAGAAAAGGATGATGCAGATGCAGCTTATGCTTTTATGCAGTGGTGCGATCGCCTTTCGCTTATCCTCTGTCAAAAAGAATTGCCAGCTGATGAACGATTTCTGGAAATCAGCAAAGGCCCAGATGGGAAGCGTTATGACATTATGCAACGTAGCGATAATTTAGTTACTGTCGAACCCTGGCCTTTTGAAGATGAGAAGTTTACCGTTAATGTCGAAGCTTGTGATTTACATCAGGTTAAGTTTAAAAGTAATGCCGAACTCACTAAAGCACTACAAACCGCTCCAATTAAGGTGCTAGAGTGGACTTTCATCAAAAGTTAG